A region of the Thermoanaerobaculia bacterium genome:
CTTCGCGCCCTTCGATCATTTCCAGGTGGTAGAGGAGATAGGACAGGTACCCCGTCGGAGTCGGCGGCGTCTGTCGGAATGTTCTTGATATCAGGCCAGGCTCTTCCCGGTTGATATTGTGTCTTCCGCCGTGAGTCAGATGAAACGGTGTGTCAGGATACATCAGGGCGTCAAGAAGAGGTGTAACCGCATCGAGCCCGGCCTTCACAATGATGGGATCAATTCCATCCGGCACCCATGGTGGAAGGACTTCCGTCACGATATCGGGGAAGGGATCCGGCGTGCTGTCATAGGAACGGGAGATACAGGGTTTCAATCGGAGCCCGGAGAGCGCTGCAGGGAGAACCTCTGTTTTTCCTGCGAGAATCAGGCCCTTCAGGGCTGCCAGGATCACAGGCTGGTAAGATTGGGCACTTCCTCCCTCCCCGATTCTCCGCGGATCCTGTCGAAGATAGACGACTTCCGTGTCACTTAATCCCTGGCTCAGGAGTTCCACAAAGAGGGAGTTGTGGGATTGGGATTCAAAACGACCCACCGCAATCATCACTGCAGCCCGGACCTTCCAATCCGAATCTTCTGAAAGGCGCTTCACATCAAGGGCCGGATTGTTCATTCGCCCCATGAGCTCGATTGCCCAGCACCGCACGTCCGTGGTTCCCCTGTCCGTCAGCATCACCAGATCTTTATCAGCTCCGGGGCCAAGGTTCCGGATCCGCCGAATTGCTTCTTCAAGATCCTTTTCCTTTTTCAGATTCCCTGGATCCTGCAGGCCAAACCCGCAATCCAGAGCCTGATCACTCCACCAGTCATGGGCTCTGCTCAGGTCCCTGCATATTCTTGAAGCTTCACCGGCGATTACGGCATCCGGGATAAGAAGAAGACCAGCCAAAATGAACAAATTCAGGATTCTTAGTAAGGTTCCACCGGACCTCATATCTTCCTCCCCTCGGTATGATTCTACCGCATCACTCAAGGGACGAATAAGAAGCGCATTTTCTTGGATTCTCACACCCGCCCTTCGTGCTACCATATTCCCATCCTGTTTGTTTAATCGGAGGATTCTTGAGATCATTCATGAAATTTGCAGCCATTGTCATTCTCGGAGCAGCCATCTGGTATGTGGCCGGGGATAGCGCGAAGACCTATTTCAGAAAACTTATCTCTTCTCCATCCGCGAACGACGATGCAACGGTGACGCAAGATTCATCCGACCCGAACGTCATCTACTGGATGGCATTCTGGAACTTGTACCCGGAAGGAGATGGTTTTGGCGACCGATCCGCCATGGAGGATCTTCCCATTGGAGGAGTAACAGATTCCGTTTTGCTCGATCTCCATGACGTCTGCATGCGATATTTTGATGAACTGGAAGAGAATCATTGGAAGCGGGACAGAGGTGAGGATTTTCTCAGTGATGACCTGGTTCGTGGTCACTGGGCCCGGGATTTTATGCCTCTTGTTCAAAGAGCCAGAGAGGCCTATGGAACCCCCTGAGCCAGAGACTGCCTCGTTTTCTCGATAAAAAATAGGGACAGTCCCTATTTTTATGATACTATTATGATATGCCCAGGCGACCAAGAATTGTAATTCCTGATATTCCGCACCACATTACACAGCGTGGAAACAATAAACAGGACATCTTCTTCACGGAGGATGATCGTCAGAAATATCTGTGTGATTTAAAGATACACTCACAAGAATATGGATTTACCCTTCTGGGTTACTGCCTCATGACCAATCATATTCATCTGATTGGGATACCTTCAGAATCGGACACTTTGACCAAAGTCTTTGCGAGGGTTCATTTAAAATATACCCAGCGAATCAATCAGCTCCACAATCGCAGTGGACATTTCTGGCAGAATCGTTTCTTTTCCTGTGCTCTTGATGAGCAGCATCTCTTTCGCGCCATGGCTTACATTGAGACGAATCCTATTCGGGCAAAACTGGTCCCAAAAGCTATGGATTATCCCTGGTCGAGTGCCCGATCTCATGTTGAAGGAAATGATCGGTCGGGACTCATTGATACGGCTTATTGGTTGAAGATAATCACTCCACAAGCGTGGAAAAGCATTTTAGATTCATTTGAAGATACGAGTATTGGTAATCAACTTGTTTTACATGACCGCAATGGACGTCCGCTGGGAAGTGATTCCTTTGTTTCAAAATTGGAAACACTCATTGGCAAAAGGCTACGTCCCCTGGCCCATGGTCGTCCTTGCAAAAAGGATAATAAATAGGGACTGTCCCTATTTTTGATCAGGAGATCGTAAGGATGGATATTCGGACGGCAACCCGGGATGATTTGTCCACAATTATCGATATTTATAATCAGGCGGTGGAAGAAGGGTTTCGGACGGCCGATCTCACACCGGTCCGGCTGGATGAGCGAATCGATTGGTTCAACCTTCATAATCCATCGACCTACCCGATCTACGTGATGACCGAAGACAAAAAGATCATCGGCTGGTGCAGTGTAAGCCCCTATCGTCCCGGCCGGGAAGCCTTACGCACGGCAGCGGAGATCAGTTATTACGTGGACAGGAACTTTCGGAAAAGGGGTATTGCCATGCGACTGATTCTCCATGCCATCGAACAGGCTCCCCTGCTTGGGTTACGGCACTTCTTCGCCATCCTCCTCGATGTCAATGAAGCCAGCGTGCGTCTCCTGGAACGCTGCGGATTCAAGCGATGGGGTCATCTGCCGGACATTGCTTCCATAAAGGATACCCGATGCGGTCAGTTCATCTATGGGAGAGAGATTTAGGTTTCCCCTGACCAACACAATGCTACGGTATTCGCTTCTCCTCGATTAATCGTTCAGAGGTGGAATCCGAAGGACCTGTCCCACATAAATCTTATTGGGATCTTTCAGCATGGGCTGGTTTGCCTCAAAAATCACCATGTATTTCATGGCATCCCCATAGTGATGTTTGGCGATCTTTGAAAGGCTGTCCCCCGCCACAACCGTGTACATCGTGGATTCCTGTTCGGATTGGTCCACGGTAATTTCATCCTTAACCTTTTCCACACCTTTCACGTTCCCCAGGGCCAGAATCAGCTTTTCCCGATCGGTCTGGGAACCCAGGGTTCCCTTGACGTGCACCGTTCCGCGATCGAATTGGATGGTCACATTATCGGTGGCAAGACCCAGTTCTTTCGCTTCCTTATTCAGGTTGTTGGTGAATCTCTGATTTCTGAGTTCCTGGATCTTGTCATCCGCAATCTGAGCTTCTGTCCTTTTATCTTTTTCCTCAACGTCCTTGCCCGCATCCTTTTTAAAATCAAATAAACCCATGGTTATCTCCTTTCCAAACGTGTTTGGATCTGCCGATTGATGGGAAACTGTTCTCGAATTGTACCATGCTCCATTCAGAGGATCAGGTCACCAGGTCACATCGGTCCGCAACAGGTTCGTTGCCACAGCTGCAGGCATGGGGAAGGCATAGTAATATCCCTGCCCCAGTGGATACCCCGCGGCCTTCACATTGTTATGGTCTTCGAGCGTCTCGATCCCTTCCACAATCATTGCGACGCCATGATCATGTGTGGCCTTCAGAAGGGTCGTCTCCATTTTCAGTGATGCCCTGGCATGGGTATCCTTTCGCAGCCAGGTGGACGGAATTTTCACCATATGGATGTCATACTTATCCAGGCAGCTGAGTGAGCTGAATCCATCACTGGACCAGTCGACAGCAATTTTAACGTCCATCGGTTTCAGCTTCCGCAGAAGAGCTGCTGTCTTATCCGGATGTTCCATGAGATAGGTTTCTTTAATTTCCAGGGCAAGCCCGTTGTGAATGAAGATCTCCTGCTCCTTAAGCTGATTCAGGCTGAAATGAAGATCCCCGTGAATGTATTGCGCTTCGGACACATTAATGTGCAGGCAGAAGGGGTCCGGACAGATTTTCATCGCTTTCCACTTTTTCAGCTGGATCAGAGCCTCTTTTAATACCCATTCGCCAATGGGAACGATCAGTTCGGTATGTTCCGCCATGGAAAGGAACTCTCTTGTCACCAGGAGTCCCTTTTCAGGATGTTCCCATCGAATCAGGGCTTCCATCCCTGCGATCTTTCCGTTATCCAGGGAAATGATGGGCTGATAAAAGAGTCGAAATCGATTTTCTTTCAGTCCCATATAGAGTCGGTTTTCTTCTTCCACATCGTGCTCTTTGTCAGCTTTCCCCGCCTCCGGCTTCTTTCTGCGGGGCACGTAAATTGCCTGAATGGCATCGTCCAAAAGAGCTTCCGGTCGCAGGGCCGGATCGTGGGTCGAAGTGATGCCGATCTGGGGTTCCAGTTCAATGGTGCAGCCTTCGAGGTAGAAGGGACGCCGCAGGAGCTCTTCAACACGGTCCTTGATCCTAGGAAGGGTCTGCGCATGGGGGAAATTCTTGAGAAGGATGCAGTACTGGTGGGTTCCCGTTCGAGCGATAAGATCTTCCGGCCGTTTGCAGGCTTCAAGGCGTCGGGCCAGGGCGGGAAGAAATTGTTTCATGGTCAATCGGTCGTACTTCTCTTCCCAAATCTCTGAGTTCTTGAATTCGATCACGATGAGAATGACCCAGCTGTCCGGCATCTCTTCCAGATGTTCCAGGGCTTCACCCACTTCCATCATGAGGGCCCTCTGTTTTAAAAAACCGGTTTCATCATCCTGCTCATATCCCTGCAGCTCACGTCGATCCATCATCACGGTTTCCCTGGGAGAGACCTCAACGACACGGTCGTCGGGAGCAACCCCCGTAGCCGTAGCCCAGGCTGGATGCACTCGCAGAACCAGGCCTTCCACCTCCCTCTCTGAAAGGCAGTTTTCCAGTTGAATATTCACACGGAGGTCGGGGAATTGGGATTCGGAAAATCGAACCTGACCATCCTTCTTGAAATTTGGGGCAAAGAGAACTTCCATAAAGAACTTGTTAAATTCGATAAAGTCATCGGGGTGAACTGGGAAAAAGATAGAAGTTCCAATAAGATCCTCGCGTACTTTGCCCAGATATTCCGCAAAATGGGGAGATACGTATTCCATCTTACCCTCCCCATCGAGGATCGCGGCGTACTCCACCATGCGGTCCAAAATCCGGTTGATTCGCTTGGATGAAGCTTCCAGTTTTTTCTGATCTTCAAGGTAGCGGGAAAAGAGCTTTGTCCAGCGTTCAAGCCGGTGCGCCGTTATGGCCCACTGGTTTTTAAGCAGGGGCTTGGAGAACCAGTCATCAAATCCGGCGGAAATCAACTGTTGAGGCGTTCTTACGGATGCCGGAGACGTCAGGGCAATCAGAATGGTCTTAAAGCGCTGGGGGTTGGATGACAGGGATTGGATGACGTACCCGTTGAGATCCATGTCGAGATCCACGATGACAAAAGGAAAAGCACCTTCCCGGAACAATTGCAGGGCTCTTTCCCCCGAATCGCATACTTCGACATCATATCCGGAAGACACGATAAGATGAGAGAGGTATTGCCTGACCTCCCTATCCCCCGTAAGGATCAGTACCCGAATTAACCCGAACATATTCGTTCCCATAGGTAAAGATGAAAACAATTTACCCGATTAAATAATTCTATCATTCCTGTACCCGTCATGCAGGGTAGCTAACCTATCGATTGGAACGCAGTACGAAGTAGACATATCCATACTCTTCATGGTAGTTCCGGAACATGTCAATTTCCTCGAGGATTTTATATAAAAAGGCCATTTCCCCTTCATCCTTACTCCCGGGCAGAACACGATAGACCTTTTCTTCCAGGGGTGTATAGATTGAACTCCACCACACCTCGGAGGGAAGCCGCAGGGTAGCCAGAACCGTGTACCCGAGGTTCGTTGCGAGGGTTATATTTGATTCAACCGTACCTATCGATGGATACTCACGATCCCAGAATGCCCGAATCTCCTGGGAAGGATTGGAAGTCCACCATACAGCTTCACTGATCATGATGAATCCACATGGTTTCAGATAACGATTCCATTCACGAAGTGCTCCTTCCAAACCCAGAATATAAGCCGCACCCTCACACCAGATCAGATCGAAGGATCCTGGCATAAAGGGCAGGTCCAGCATCGATCCGGCAATACCGTATATTCTGTTAAGGATTCGCGTCCTCAGTAGATGATGAATATAGGAAATGCGGATATCGAGGGCGATCACACGGGCATGGGTCTCCTCTCCAATCACCTCTGTCTGGGCCCCGGTTCCACAACCGATATCCAGGATTCGGGATTGGGGGGAGAGTGAATCGATCACCCTCAGCGCGGAGCGGGTTAAATCCGGGCTTCCGGGTCCCTGCCTCGGAAGATCTTCGAAAAAGTCAAAGAGATAGCTCTCCTGATTGTTTTCCTCCATACCTCTACTATAATACCGGACTTCCCAGGTGGAAAGCCGTAAGGTATTGACTTTTGCGAAATACTATGAGATGATTGGTCTGAATTTCAGAAGTTTTTGCACGATTACGATCCACAAAGGCTCTGAACTTTGTGGTTTTTTTTGTGCTACTTTTGAAATATCTCATTAGAAGGAGCAGTACATGTCTGAAGGAACAGTGAAGTGGTTTAACAACACAAAGGGATTTGGTTTTATTGAGACCTCCGAAGGTCAGGACGTATTCGTCCACTATTCGGCCATTTCGGGCAACGGTTTCAAGTCCCTTAACGAGGGCGATCTCGTGAAGTTCGAAATCCAGAACGGCCCGAAGGGTCCCTCTGCGGTAAACGTAACCCTGCGTTAAATAAACTACGAAACCAACCTTATCCCCCCGGACACCGGGGGGATTTTTTTATCTATGAATATTGCGGGGGCTAATCCGGCGTTACACGATCTGAGGATAGGTCTCCGTTGCACTGCTCACGTAAGCCTCGTAGATCTTTCGGAAATGATGCCCATAAATGGAGAGAGTCACTGCTTCGGAGATAAGGGTGGGACGTCGGAAAAGAGTCCAGACCATCAGCTTCCAGTACTGAAACCTCTCCTTCCCCAGGACACCCAGCGAAATAATCGAGCGCAGAAATGCGGCGATGTCGGATGGATCGATCCGAAATGTCCCCCGGGGAGAAGGTTTGTAATTCTTCAAAAAGGTTTTCACTCTTTCATAGTAATTCCTGGGCGAGTAGATGGTCTTTAATATTCTTCGATACCCCTCGATCAGCTGAGCTCGATCCATTCGCGGGATAAAATTGATTGTCAGATCGGTGTTGTCCCCCGAAGACTCATCCAGAAGCCTTTTCTCGCCTTTCAGCCGCTGGTAAAGCCTGGTTTTCGGAAGTACATTCAGCAGCCCTACCATGGCTGTTACGATCCCGCTGTTTTGAATGAATTTGATTTGAGAGTCAAAGATTCCGGGGGGGTCATGATCAAATCCCACGATAAATCCGCCCTGAACCTGGAGTCCCGCCGCCTGAATCATCTTCACTGACGTAACCAGGTCACGATTCCGGTTTTGAACCTTTCCGCATTCGGTCAGGCTCTGATCATTGGGGGTTTCAATTCCAACAAATACGGTATCGAAACCAGCCTGAACCATGGCTTTCATCAGGGCGGCGTCATCGGCAAGCTCAATGGATGCCTGTGTATTAAAGGTGAAGGGATGCGAGTGCGACTTCATCCAGTCTGCAAGGGCCGGGAGAAGATCGCTTCTCAGTTTCTTCTTATTGCCTATAAAGTTATCGTCTACAAAAAACACGCCTCGACGCCATCCCAGACGGTACAGTCGTTCCAGTTCAGCCAGGATCTGCCCGGTCGATTTGGTTCTGGGCCTTCTACCACAGAGACGAGTGATGTCACAAAATTCACAGTCAAAGGGACATCCCCTTGAATATTGAATACTCATCGTCGCATAGTTTCCCATGCGGATCAGATCCCACCGGGGAATGGGGGTCGTGGCCAAATCGGCCCACTCTGTGGTTTCATAGCGCGTAGATGCTTCTCCCCTCGACAAATCTTTCAGGAAACGAGGGAGAGTCTCTTCGGCTTCATTCAGAACCAGGTGGTCGATGGTATCCGGCAGATTTTCCTCCATGGTAAAGTAAGGACCTCCGCAGACCGTTCGGACACCAAAATCCCTGCATCGTTCCAGTACTTCATGAACAGAAGCTTTTTGAATATTCATTGCGGTAATCATAGCCAGATCGGCCCATCTGAGATCTGCGTCCTTCAATTTCCGCACGTTCAGATCGACCAATCGGAGATTCCATTCCTTCGGTAGCAAAGCGGCAATGGTCATCAGACCGAGTGGCGGGAGACTGGCACGTCTCAATACAAATTTCACAGCGTGAGAGAAACTCCAGAATGTTTCCGGGCATCGCGGATTAATAAGCAACGTATTCATACAAGATCCTTATACCTCTATTTGCAGTAATTCTTCTGACATGGTCAAGTTGATCAACCACCCCTGTTGATTACAACAGATTTGGAATAATAATAAGTCCCACCCAACGGTACGCGGGAAAACGATAAGTATTTCCGTAATCATGCCGTGATGCAGGGCAGATCTTTCCTTGAGTATACATCAGATGAGTTTGTCCCGCATCTTAGTAGTAGTACCAGATCGTTCGATAATCCCGGATATTTTCCCCCCGGGCCGCCAGTTCCTCGAGGTAGTCGTAAATCGGTACGTCCACATAATTGTAGGGCGGCAGCGGTTTGATATTCTTCTCCCAGGGATGGAACTCGTACACCCTGGACCCATTCGCGAGGATCATTACGACTCGATGGTCCTGCCACGCTCGCAGGTGATTTTTCCCCAGCTTGGGGACGTTAAAGACCGGCTCATCGGTCCGGTCCAGTCCCGGCAGAAGGCGGGCCTCTTCCTTGCGTTCCTGCAGGATTCTGGCGATCGGGACCATGTACCTCCGTGTTTCGTCCTTCCCCTTCATGTTGAAGGTGTAGTAAGGATCGACGCCGATCAGGCGGAGATCCCGACGAAGCTTTGCGCTTTCAAACCGTCGGGAATTGTAAATGGTGAAGACTTCCTGGTTGTAAACCCCAATCCCGCGCTTTCGGATCTTCTGCACCGCTTCCATCGATTCGGGGGTAACCTCCGATGAATGCTCAAAATGGGTGATTACGGCAACTTCTCTGTGGCCGGGTTCGTGGAAGGAAGAAAGAATGTCCAGGAATTTCTCCGACCACCGCATGGGAAGAACGACAGGTGTACGGGTGCCGATCCGGATACGAATCACGTGCGGAATGTCGGCAATCGATTGAATCAGTCGCCGAAACGATTCATCCCTCATGATACAGGGATCGCCACCCGTGACGAGAACATCTCCAATGGAGGGATGATCCGCCAGGAATTGAATGGCCTGGGCCAGGCTATGCTTGTCCGCCATGGCCTTCGGATCCATGACTTCATCGATTTCCCAGTTTCTCTGGCAGTACACGCAGATTTGCGCACAGGTATTAAAAGGTTTGATGATGGCAATCATGGGATATCGTCGAGTGACCAGGTCCACCGGCGACGTATCGTGTTCTCCCATGAAGTCGAAGATCAGGCTGCGGTCCGTGCGGTGTTCCGCCATTTGATTTACATAATCCGGGGGCGGGATCACCTGCGCCCGGATGGCTGCATCAAATCCAATGGATAGGGTTCGATCCATCAGGCTCAGGTAATACGGCGTAATCCCAAAGGGAATGGCATTGGACGACGCTTTCCGGATGGCGTCCTGCTGTTCGGAAGTCAGTTCGATCAGATCCAGAAGGGGCTTTGCATCTTTGATCACGTGCTTGAGCTGCCATCGATAGTCCTTCCAGTCCGATTCCGCACCCCCGAAATAGTCCAGGATTCTGTGCCGATTCTCCTCCCTCCACTCAATGAGGTCCGGATCCAGTCCCGAAGGGTATTTCTTAAAATACTTCTTTACACTTACTCCCATGTCATCCAGCATGATCGTGCGGGCTTCGGCGGCTTTTCTTCCTTCGAGGCGAAGAAAATCGGGAATTCCTTTTTTCGCCTCCCGGGATTCAAAATAGATATTAGATCGGCCCGCGACCCCCCGATAGAGGTTGATGAACTCCAGAAGGAACCCGGCAGAGATTCCATTCCGCGTATCTGCATCGTTCTCCCGGGCCAGTTTCCAGAGTACCTGAAGCGCAGAGAAGCCGGTTCGATGCTCATTGATTGGACCGATGATGCTCTTAAAGACACGGATTGACTCTCGAACTGTGGCCTTTTCCAGTATATGAAAGTCGTTCTGAATTTTGAAGATTTCCCGCTCTGCCGCTTCGAGGTAGGTGTATAACTGATCTCGAGCCGCCTCCAGTGTCTCGGCGCCGGAGAGGAGTTTGAGAATTTCCGGATTGGCTTCCTTCAGCCTGTCTACATAGGCATCTACGTCCACTTCAAATCGCGGCTTCACCATATCCACCGCGTCGGTAAATACATCATCTATGATCTTTGTATGAATGACGGTGGGTGTCTCTCGTGATGAATGCAAGGCTTTCCCGCTCTGTGAGCGGTTGGGTTTGTTCATGCGTCACTCCTTTCAGTTCGGAATTCGCGTCGTGTTAAAAGAGATAAGCTCTGCCTTTGTTTTCAGTATACGGGTCCCCGGATTCCATGTCAAATACGTGCAGGTTAATCTTGCAGTTTACCCTGCATACCGTTATACTATTGGGCCATGAAAACAGGGAAAACCGGTTACGGTTCCTTTCTAATCCTTGCCGCCATCTTGTTTACAGGTTTACTCCAGGACAGAGCCTGGTCGGCTGACTGGTCCCTTTCTCTGGGTGCGGGAGCAACAAACCACTGGTTCGACAAGGATATCGATAACCGTATGAACATCGAAGAGATCCGCCTCGCCTGCGGAAAACCTCTTTCCTCCCATGTAAGCCTTGCGTTAAGCGCTGATTATACATCCTTCGACCTCGATGAGGGGGATCATTTCGAGTCCTTTGGCCTGACTCCCCTGATCCGATATACCAGAGGAAGTCTCTTCGTAGAGGGTGGGATCGGGCTCATGCGGAATGATTTCCACCTGGAGGGCTTTACCTACGAATATAAGTGGTCTCCCCAGGCAGGAGTCGGATTCAAGGTCATGGAGACCGAAAAGATCAGCCTTGTCGTCATGTACGCATTGACTCATTTCAGTCACAGCTTTCTCTCTGAGAAGAGAAATGTGGGAATTAATGCCAATAATGTGAGGGTAACCCTCTTTTTCTAGAACGTCTTTCTCATACTTACAGTTTTTGCGAAAATTCCCACAACTACTCTGACCTAAGACGCCTCGCTTAATCTCCGGTCAACACAATCCCAATTCACCAGGTTCCACCATGCCTTAATGTAGTCCGGCCGCCTGTTCTGGTACTTCAGGTAATAGGCGTGTTCCCACACGTCGATTACCAGAAGAGGAACGTGTCCATCCAGCAGGGGGGTTCCTTCGTTCGAGGTGCTTGTGACAGCCAGTGTCTTGCTGGAGGCATCGCGGTAGAGCCAGGCCCACCCGCTTCCAAACTGCCCCGCAGCCTTCGATGAAAAGGCATCATGGAAAGCATTGAAGGATCCGAACGAGGCCTCAATCGCACTTCTCAGGTGGCCGGTCGGCTCCCCTCCCCGCCCGGGAGCCATTGACTCCCAGAAAAAAGTGTGGTTGAAGTGCTGGGCACCATTGTTCCGCACAGCCGACAGGGAACTGGAGGGTACTCGCTTGAGGTTGGCCAGAAGAGCCTCGATGGAGAGGGACTGAAAATCGGAAAGCGTCTCCAGCGCGGCATTTAATTTGGCTACATATCCGCCATGATGCAGATCGTGATGAATTCGTACCGTTTCGGCATCCATGTAGGGCTCCAGAGCATCGTACGCGTAGGGTAGATCGGGTAACGTAAACGCCATAACCACCTCCATAGTCAGAAATCTGTATGTATGATTATAGCAAGAAAAAAAAGGGGCAGGGTTGAAACCCTGCCCCATGTATGAATCTGAAATTGATTACTTGAGTTCCTTAAAAAGTTCCTCCATGAAGTCCCAGACCAAACCGATGGTTCCGATGTGAATTTTTTCATCGGGAGAGTGCGGATTCTTAATGGTTGGACCGAAGGAAATCATATCCATTCCAGGGGTACGATCTCCGATGATCCC
Encoded here:
- a CDS encoding KamA family radical SAM protein; translated protein: MNKPNRSQSGKALHSSRETPTVIHTKIIDDVFTDAVDMVKPRFEVDVDAYVDRLKEANPEILKLLSGAETLEAARDQLYTYLEAAEREIFKIQNDFHILEKATVRESIRVFKSIIGPINEHRTGFSALQVLWKLARENDADTRNGISAGFLLEFINLYRGVAGRSNIYFESREAKKGIPDFLRLEGRKAAEARTIMLDDMGVSVKKYFKKYPSGLDPDLIEWREENRHRILDYFGGAESDWKDYRWQLKHVIKDAKPLLDLIELTSEQQDAIRKASSNAIPFGITPYYLSLMDRTLSIGFDAAIRAQVIPPPDYVNQMAEHRTDRSLIFDFMGEHDTSPVDLVTRRYPMIAIIKPFNTCAQICVYCQRNWEIDEVMDPKAMADKHSLAQAIQFLADHPSIGDVLVTGGDPCIMRDESFRRLIQSIADIPHVIRIRIGTRTPVVLPMRWSEKFLDILSSFHEPGHREVAVITHFEHSSEVTPESMEAVQKIRKRGIGVYNQEVFTIYNSRRFESAKLRRDLRLIGVDPYYTFNMKGKDETRRYMVPIARILQERKEEARLLPGLDRTDEPVFNVPKLGKNHLRAWQDHRVVMILANGSRVYEFHPWEKNIKPLPPYNYVDVPIYDYLEELAARGENIRDYRTIWYYY
- a CDS encoding class I SAM-dependent methyltransferase, producing the protein MEENNQESYLFDFFEDLPRQGPGSPDLTRSALRVIDSLSPQSRILDIGCGTGAQTEVIGEETHARVIALDIRISYIHHLLRTRILNRIYGIAGSMLDLPFMPGSFDLIWCEGAAYILGLEGALREWNRYLKPCGFIMISEAVWWTSNPSQEIRAFWDREYPSIGTVESNITLATNLGYTVLATLRLPSEVWWSSIYTPLEEKVYRVLPGSKDEGEMAFLYKILEEIDMFRNYHEEYGYVYFVLRSNR
- a CDS encoding cold-shock protein, which gives rise to MSEGTVKWFNNTKGFGFIETSEGQDVFVHYSAISGNGFKSLNEGDLVKFEIQNGPKGPSAVNVTLR
- a CDS encoding N-acetyltransferase family protein — protein: MDIRTATRDDLSTIIDIYNQAVEEGFRTADLTPVRLDERIDWFNLHNPSTYPIYVMTEDKKIIGWCSVSPYRPGREALRTAAEISYYVDRNFRKRGIAMRLILHAIEQAPLLGLRHFFAILLDVNEASVRLLERCGFKRWGHLPDIASIKDTRCGQFIYGREI
- a CDS encoding HEAT repeat domain-containing protein; protein product: MFILAGLLLIPDAVIAGEASRICRDLSRAHDWWSDQALDCGFGLQDPGNLKKEKDLEEAIRRIRNLGPGADKDLVMLTDRGTTDVRCWAIELMGRMNNPALDVKRLSEDSDWKVRAAVMIAVGRFESQSHNSLFVELLSQGLSDTEVVYLRQDPRRIGEGGSAQSYQPVILAALKGLILAGKTEVLPAALSGLRLKPCISRSYDSTPDPFPDIVTEVLPPWVPDGIDPIIVKAGLDAVTPLLDALMYPDTPFHLTHGGRHNINREEPGLISRTFRQTPPTPTGYLSYLLYHLEMIEGREGVITAILDAEKSGKYPKGAFLPALGLRAENPKALAVLLKDADDHVLFGAITNRNHGSLKGGIDQHAIVDRLIGMLSRKEDQFIYSVPRLLGEIDDPRVVKALLGLLEERDGTGALSAEHRGIEAIRGLAKTGGPDVLEKIKSLRQVGDLDVATNEWIRVEVENAITSMEERLKNRRP
- a CDS encoding transposase — translated: MPRRPRIVIPDIPHHITQRGNNKQDIFFTEDDRQKYLCDLKIHSQEYGFTLLGYCLMTNHIHLIGIPSESDTLTKVFARVHLKYTQRINQLHNRSGHFWQNRFFSCALDEQHLFRAMAYIETNPIRAKLVPKAMDYPWSSARSHVEGNDRSGLIDTAYWLKIITPQAWKSILDSFEDTSIGNQLVLHDRNGRPLGSDSFVSKLETLIGKRLRPLAHGRPCKKDNK
- a CDS encoding DUF4070 domain-containing protein, producing MNTLLINPRCPETFWSFSHAVKFVLRRASLPPLGLMTIAALLPKEWNLRLVDLNVRKLKDADLRWADLAMITAMNIQKASVHEVLERCRDFGVRTVCGGPYFTMEENLPDTIDHLVLNEAEETLPRFLKDLSRGEASTRYETTEWADLATTPIPRWDLIRMGNYATMSIQYSRGCPFDCEFCDITRLCGRRPRTKSTGQILAELERLYRLGWRRGVFFVDDNFIGNKKKLRSDLLPALADWMKSHSHPFTFNTQASIELADDAALMKAMVQAGFDTVFVGIETPNDQSLTECGKVQNRNRDLVTSVKMIQAAGLQVQGGFIVGFDHDPPGIFDSQIKFIQNSGIVTAMVGLLNVLPKTRLYQRLKGEKRLLDESSGDNTDLTINFIPRMDRAQLIEGYRRILKTIYSPRNYYERVKTFLKNYKPSPRGTFRIDPSDIAAFLRSIISLGVLGKERFQYWKLMVWTLFRRPTLISEAVTLSIYGHHFRKIYEAYVSSATETYPQIV
- a CDS encoding EAL domain-containing protein; translation: MGTNMFGLIRVLILTGDREVRQYLSHLIVSSGYDVEVCDSGERALQLFREGAFPFVIVDLDMDLNGYVIQSLSSNPQRFKTILIALTSPASVRTPQQLISAGFDDWFSKPLLKNQWAITAHRLERWTKLFSRYLEDQKKLEASSKRINRILDRMVEYAAILDGEGKMEYVSPHFAEYLGKVREDLIGTSIFFPVHPDDFIEFNKFFMEVLFAPNFKKDGQVRFSESQFPDLRVNIQLENCLSEREVEGLVLRVHPAWATATGVAPDDRVVEVSPRETVMMDRRELQGYEQDDETGFLKQRALMMEVGEALEHLEEMPDSWVILIVIEFKNSEIWEEKYDRLTMKQFLPALARRLEACKRPEDLIARTGTHQYCILLKNFPHAQTLPRIKDRVEELLRRPFYLEGCTIELEPQIGITSTHDPALRPEALLDDAIQAIYVPRRKKPEAGKADKEHDVEEENRLYMGLKENRFRLFYQPIISLDNGKIAGMEALIRWEHPEKGLLVTREFLSMAEHTELIVPIGEWVLKEALIQLKKWKAMKICPDPFCLHINVSEAQYIHGDLHFSLNQLKEQEIFIHNGLALEIKETYLMEHPDKTAALLRKLKPMDVKIAVDWSSDGFSSLSCLDKYDIHMVKIPSTWLRKDTHARASLKMETTLLKATHDHGVAMIVEGIETLEDHNNVKAAGYPLGQGYYYAFPMPAAVATNLLRTDVTW
- the lysM gene encoding peptidoglycan-binding protein LysM, whose protein sequence is MGLFDFKKDAGKDVEEKDKRTEAQIADDKIQELRNQRFTNNLNKEAKELGLATDNVTIQFDRGTVHVKGTLGSQTDREKLILALGNVKGVEKVKDEITVDQSEQESTMYTVVAGDSLSKIAKHHYGDAMKYMVIFEANQPMLKDPNKIYVGQVLRIPPLND
- a CDS encoding acyloxyacyl hydrolase, whose amino-acid sequence is MKTGKTGYGSFLILAAILFTGLLQDRAWSADWSLSLGAGATNHWFDKDIDNRMNIEEIRLACGKPLSSHVSLALSADYTSFDLDEGDHFESFGLTPLIRYTRGSLFVEGGIGLMRNDFHLEGFTYEYKWSPQAGVGFKVMETEKISLVVMYALTHFSHSFLSEKRNVGINANNVRVTLFF